From one Pecten maximus chromosome 8, xPecMax1.1, whole genome shotgun sequence genomic stretch:
- the LOC117332883 gene encoding LOW QUALITY PROTEIN: telomerase-binding protein EST1A-like (The sequence of the model RefSeq protein was modified relative to this genomic sequence to represent the inferred CDS: deleted 1 base in 1 codon), giving the protein MAAKTDIVRISYNELENIVHGKTEKSSAHQGKLVKEDDPANRLDKKKERRQKRPTRGVYQPPSILRHKQQLEQAGGGNWNGEAEGETQGECWEEELDVESHGSATNSSKENSVEKEIDEVLSNIRNLQVQSEDGLASTADSKKRSKTGKRPEIQRYVPKGKLIEQSQKDSESEEVDDSSRIPPVNQSAGTPSHLEDNTSPRKIDLGKSSHMDVKITFVNQTSSAQGSKSDQVPATPQRAGSESRLVGGHGELQTTGGQRLRSTGVQEDYQMQNRHKNDNHGQKFTRDRHQGQRGQVMVEKGGKRVGGFGRGQNREEGYGTWPREKGGGRGNSPKENSPPCAENWDIELRIVEKGDIDQKEDKRNQNTSQASSTIITGSEPPKPQRINQRRPRDRPVKQTTVSIINAPDEPEDASGNHIPTMIFERRNSNSSITGSIQGSNENLKQKPPKGQISAKGPPKRYSLSTMRRQRTGSVSSDVSTASDLSIDDETTTRILDWDKEVEREMAKQVQDETMKLKEFLERQGDFPGMDFGMGTNQKQSDRMSESGSEYSVYRDKTSERQYRPSRAKDNQYNENINRNSGSRDRHDSSEHWYNEVPRSRRRNRRSSLNGRHSRDSSVSSVQSVQSYQGDEGEKMYHSLSLPRKGRRRRRSSNASLKDMSSSREALNNPENLSLKITFAQDHNEKRQVTMQGPSQGHQLGHGQGNQQVPGHQQGQKGQGHGPVPRGRGRGRARSAERSREKQGSGGRHDEYRGQTGQDKDFHDRVGVGRGQDRRSVGRGQDIRGSRGLGQDARVGGRDNRSHDMRGHGHDARGQGQDIRGHDTRGQGQDMRHPSSRGHDTRSHGKDRHDRRERRHSGRDEHMHEAGTSPRGGLLKLPSGALHTETQNLRDEGKSHSRKNVGPQAHPGSSGNSARGGAGQRRLFDPNNPNKPIMIQDGNKSQNYQEESKPLQFQDVGHDNPTTPTSPRGQQPPFHQGYPQWDPAAPYFQNYDPRLVDTGHGFPQRHPGPHPVPLPGHPGQPGGYYYPYPVPYRDMAMYPEEMYHRDPYYQGGEFEQDLAISGRSRTQCRAIAERMIQESLSLDSQLSDLVARRLSSKDFTTLTQIRQDLQSKCEQVILLDLDVANKHNTEQLLWKSVYYQVIEVFRKILSEEKDEETKTQLTQILNQGTEFYERLLQKLQQTFNFQLEAFLDTSVLPPDNISRTVKLALLSTQRTLICLGDIARYREQSSDTGKVNYGRARNWYSKAQQIAPKNGRPYNQLAILALYTRRKLDAVYYYMRSLAASNPFLTARESLISLFDEARKKAQNSEKRREQEKEKVQRLRQQKRQQGERIEIWVSADGTSTENNGDEGTDLDLSKLDAVELNKRFVLSFLNVHGKLFTKVGRETFPECCAQMLKEFDALLRRGAIGPTRLLQLMAINMFAIDNTALKTPLSPSDPGSELLRSELQEQAVQLGLDMFGILVRRCSEQLKEHLVSNDYPAHMFSRELEEQVPGIKVWTDWMYCNPTLWNPPPNIHEFTLGPDVDVWQSCADLCNILRDVDTSHVKLYKEKKEGCDPVILHEDNMLAGFVPLLSLPIKFQYVHSTVTKEIAQDCCRIEKLQDFGDYLCGIPTPMLSFDVERKQYYSVAPPTGFSDDEKDEEKLEAHLSGEEDVIVESESEEITGEDDEHIRHLREKKEELKRIKEEQRKQKETFQKIVDKNRHHLIELEIHPIFLVPDTNCFIDHLSSIQKLIHHQKYTVTIPLIVINELDGLAKGSRMGQYDSQEHANKVKKSAEETIRYLEAEFQKKNNHLRAQTSKGNIMETISFRSEETETDSGNNDDLILSCCLHYCKDKARDFMTKDKDAPIRLFRDVVLLTDDRNLRLKAHTYNVPVKDVPSFIQWSKVT; this is encoded by the exons ATGGCTGCGAAAACAGATATTGTTCGGATTTCTTACAATGAACTAGAAAATATTGTACATGGGAAAACTGAAAAGTCGTCAGCACATCAAGGAAAACTAGTGAAAGAAG ATGATCCCGCCAATAGATTAGACAAAAAGAAGGAGAGGCGACAGAAACGTCCCACAAGAGGAGTGTATCAACCTCCAAGTATCTTAAGGCACAAACAACAGCTTGAACAGGCAGGGGGAGGGAATTGGAATGGTGAGGCTGAAGGGGAAACACAAGGCGAATGTTGGGAGGAAGAATTAGATGTGGAAAGCCATGGGTCAGCAACTAACAGCAGCAAGGAAAACAGTGTGGAAAAAGAG ATTGATGAGGTCCTCTCAAATATCAGAAATTTGCAAGTGCAGTCTGAAGATGGACTAGCCAGTACTGCAGATTCCAAGAAAAGGTCAAAGACTGGAAAAAGGCCAGAGATTCAGCGATATGTTCCCAAGGGAAAGCTGATAGAACAAAGTCAAAAAGACTCAGAGTCAGAGGAGGTTGATGATTCCTCAAGAATTCCACCAGTGAACCAATCAGCTGGGACCCCTTCTCATCTTGAGGACAATACCTCTCCACGTAAAATAGACTTAGGGAAATCTTCTCACATGGATGTTAAAATCACATTTGTGAATCAGACATCCTCCGCTCAAGGATCCAAATCGGATCAAGTTCCAGCCACTCCTCAAAGAGCTGGCAGTGAGTCAAGATTAGTGGGAGGTCATGGGGAACTTCAAACAACTGGAGGTCAGAGGTTGAGGTCAACTGGAGTTCAAGAGGATTATCAGATGCAAAATAGACACAAAAATGACAATCATGGGCAGAAATTTACCAGAGACAGACACCAAGGTCAGAGAGGCCAGGTCATGGTTGAGAAGGGAGGTAAGCGTGTAGGAGGCTTTGGAAGGGGACAGAATCGAGAAGAAGGTTATGGCACTTGGCCAAGAGAAAAGGGAGGGGGTAGAGGGAATTCCCCAAAGGAAAACAGTCCACCTTGTGCAGAAAATTGGGATATAGAATTAAGGATTGTGGAAAAAGGTGACATTGATCAGAAAGAAGACAAACGAAATCAGAATACTTCTCAAGCTAGTTCTACTATTATTACCGGATCAGAACCACCGAAACCGCAGCGAATTAATCAACGCCGACCACGCGATCGACCAGTTAAGCAGACTACTGTGTCCATCATCAACGCCCCAGATGAACCTGAAGACGCCAGTGGTAATCACATACCAACCATGATCTTTGAGCGACGAAAcagtaattcatcaataactggCAGCATTCAGGGTAGCAATGAAAATCTGAAACAAAAACCTCCAAAAGGACAGATTTCAGCCAAGGGTCCACCTAAGAGATACTCACTTTCAACAATGCGAAGACAGAGGACTGGAAGTGTCAGCAGTGACGTGAGTACTGCAAGTGATTTGAGTATTGATGATGAAACAACAACTAGAATTCTGGACTGGGATAAAGAAGTAGAGAGAGAGATGGCTAAACAAGTCCAAGATGAAACTATGAAGTTGAAGGAATTTCTGGAGAGACAAGGTGATTTTCCTGGAATGGACTTTGGAATGGGAACTAATCAGAAACAATCGGACAGAATGTCGGAGTCAGGTAGTGAGTACAGTGTTTACCGTGATAAAACAAGTGAGAGACAATATAGACCCTCACGAGCTAAAGACAATCAATACAACGAGAATATCAATCGTAACTCAGGTTCCCGTGACAGACACGATAGCAGCGAACATTGGTACAATGAGGTGCCCAGAAGTAGACGAAGAAACAGACGGAGTTCACTAAATGGTCGGCATAGTCGAGACTCCAGTGTGTCCAGTGTCCAGAGTGTTCAGAGTTACCAAGGAGATGAGGGGGAGAAAATGTACCATAGCCTGAGTCTTCCACGAAAAGGGAGACGTCGGAGGAGGAGTAGCAATGCAAGTCTCAAAGATATGAGTTCTAGTCGGGAAGCCCTCAATAACCCAGAAAACCTCAGCCTCAAGATCACATTTGCTCAAGATCACAACGAGAAACGTCAAGTCACAATGCAAGGACCTAGTCAAGGTCATCAACTAGGTCATGGCCAAGGTAATCAACAAGTTCCTGGTCATCAGCAAGGACAAAAAGGTCAGGGTCATGGTCCAGTACCTCGAGGCAGAGGACGGGGTAGAGCCCGGAGTGCTGAGAGGAGCAGGGAAAAGCAGGGGTCAGGGGGTAGGCATGATGAATACAGAGGACAAACAGGACAGGACAAAGATTTCCATGACAGAGTTGGTGTAGGTAGGGGGCAGGACAGGAGAAGTGTAGGCAGGGGGCAGGACATTAGGGGAAGTCGGGGGTTGGGACAAGATGCAAGGGTTGGTGGTAGAGACAACAGAAGTCATGACATGAGAGGCCATGGTCATGATGCCAGGGGTCAAGGTCAGGACATTAGAGGTCATGATACAAGAGGTCAAGGACAAGACATGCGGCATCCTAGTTCTAGAGGTCATGATACAAGAAGTCATGGGAAGGATCGACATGACAGGCGTGAACGTCGACACTCAGGACGTGATGAACATATGCATGAGGCTGGTACCTCACCTCGTGGTGGGTTACTCAAACTTCCATCTGGTGCACTTCATACTGAGACTCAAAATCTACGGGATGAAGGTAAAAGTCACAGCAGAAAGAATGTTGGTCCTCAGGCTCACCCAGGTTCCTCTGGAAACTCTGCTAGGGGTGGGGCAGGGCAGAGGAGACTCTTTGACCCTAACAATCCAAACAAGCCCATTATGATACAGGATGGTAACAAGTCACAAAACTATCAGGAGGAGAGTAAACCTCTTCAGTTCCAGGATGTTGGTCACGATAACCCAACAACACCTACCTCACCCCGTGGGCAACAGCCCCCTTTCCATCAGGGCTACCC CCAATGGGATCCTGCTGCACCCTACTTTCAAAACTATGATCCTAGATTGGTGGACACTGGACATGGTTTTCCACAGCGACATCCTGGTCCCCATCCAGTACCCCTTCCTGGACACCCTGGGCAACCCGGAGGCTACTATTATCCCTACCCAGTTCCATACAGAGACATGGCTATGTACCCTGAAGAGATGTACCACAGGGACCCATACTATCAAGG tggaGAGTTTGAACAGGATTTGGCCATATCAGGGCGATCTCGGACCCAGTGTCGTGCCATAGCAGAGAGGATGATTCAGGAGTCCCTTTCATTGGATAGCCAACTAAGTGACCTAGTGGCAAGACGGCTGTCAAGCAAGGATTTCACCACCCTCACCCAGATCAG ACAAGACCTGCAGTCTAAATGTGAACAGGTGATCCTGTTGGACCTCGATGTCGCCAACAAACACAACACCGAGCAGCTCTTGTGGAAATCTGTTTACTATCAGGTCATAGAAGTGTTCAGGAAAATCTTGTCTGAGGAAAAGGATGAAGAAACCAAGACCCAACTCACACAGATACTCAATCAG GGAACTGAGTTTTATGAACGCCTTCTTCAGAAACTTCAGCAGACTTTTAATTTCCAACTTGAGGCTTTTTTGGATACAAGTGTCTTACCCCCAGACAACATATCTCGCACAGTCAAACTTGCTTTATTAAGCACCCAGAGGACTCTGATCTGTCTCGGTGACATTGCTCGCTACAGAGAGCAGAGCAGTGACACTGGAAAGGTCAACTATGGAAGAGCAAGAAA CTGGTACTCGAAGGCACAACAAATAGCCCCTAAAAATGGCCGTCCTTACAACCAACTGGCTATACTTGCTCTCTACACG AGGAGGAAGCTGGATGCTGTGTACTACTATATGAGAAGCCTGGCGGCCAGTAATCCATTCTTAACAGCCCGGGAAAGTCTTATATCATTGTTTGACGAGGCAAGAAAGAAG GCCCAGAACTCTGAGAAAAGGCGTgaacaagaaaaagaaaaggtTCAACGACTGAGACAGCAAAAGCGACAACAAGGGGAGAGAATTGAGATATGGGTGTCGGCAGATGGTACCAGTACGGAGAACAATGGAGATGAGGGGACTGATCTGGACTTGTCAAAACTGGATGCTGTAGAG CTGAATAAAAGATTTGTTCTCAGTTTTCTCAATGTTCATGGAAAACTCTTCACAAAGGTTGG GAGAGAGACATTTCCTGAGTGCTGTGCCCAGATGCTGAAGGAATTTGATGCATTGCTTCGACGAGGGGCAATAGGTCCAACAAGACTGCTTCAACTCATGGCTATCAACATGTTTGCTATTGACAATACAGCTCTGAAGACTCCCT TGTCACCATCAGACCCTGGCTCTGAACTTTTAAGATCGGAACTCCAGGAGCAGGCAGTGCAGCTCGGCTTGGATATGTTTGGAATCCTGGTGCGTAGATGTTCAGAACAGTTGAAAGAACACCTGGTGTCAAATGATTATCCAGCACACATGTTTAGTCGAGAGCTGGAGGAACAGGTTCCCGGCATCAAGGTGTGGACAGATTGGATGTACTGTAACCCAACTCTGTGGAACCCACCTCCAAACATACACGAGTTTACCCTTGG ACCAGATGTTGATGTTTGGCAGTCTTGTGCTGACCTATGTAATATACTGAGAGATGTGGACACATCACATGTCAAACTCtacaaagaaaagaaagaag GCTGTGATCCAGTAATCCTACATGAAGATAACATGCTGGCTGGATTTGTACCACTACTTAGCCTACCCATCAAATTCCAATATGTGCACAGTACAGTTACCAAG GAAATAGCCCAGGATTGTTGTAGGATTGAAAAGCTTCAGGACTTTGGTGACTACCTTTGTGGCATTCCTACTCCAATGTTGTCGTTTGATGTGGAACGGAAGCAGTACTATTCTGTAGCACCACCTACTGGCTTCTCCGATGATGAGAAAGATGAGGAGAAATTGGAGGCTCACCTCTCAGGG GAAGAAGATGTAATTGTGGAGAGTGAGTCAGAGGAGATTACAGGCGAGGATGACGAACATATTCGACATCTCCGTGAGAAAAAAGAGGAATTAAAACGCATCAAGGAAGAGCAGCGGAAACAGAAGGAGACATTTCAGAAGATTGTAGATAAGAACCGACACCACTTGATAGAGCTGGAGATTCATCCCATCTTCTTGGTCCCAGACACCAACTGTTTTATAGACCATCTTAGCAGTATACAGAAACTCATACACCACCAGAAATATACTGTCACCATCCCTCTCATAG TGATAAATGAGTTGGATGGTTTGGCTAAGGGCAGTAGGATGGGACAGTATGACAGTCAGGAGCATGCTAATAAGGTGAAAAAGAGTGCCGAGGAAACCATCAGATATCTGGAGGCAGAGTTCCAAAAGAAAAATAACCACCTCCGAGCACAGACCTCGAAAGGAAACATTATGGAAACCATCTCATTCCGAAGCGAGGAAACAGAGACCGATTCT GGTAATAACGATGACCTCATATTGTCCTGTTGCCTCCACTACTGCAAGGACAAGGCTCGAGATTTTATGACCAAAGACAAAG ATGCTCCCATCCGACTCTTCAGAGATGTAGTGCTACTGACAGATGATCGAAATCTACGCCTGAAGGCACACACCTACAACGTACCTGTCAAAGATGTCCCTTCATTCATACAGTGGAGTAAGGTCACCTGA